One genomic region from Sulfurimonas sp. encodes:
- a CDS encoding DUF4143 domain-containing protein encodes MAKTFNISDKSIKEYINYFEDVFLLKRIDKFHNKQKEKIKSTKKIYALDNGFLQIAPKHSKNLGASIENLVFMTLNQKDKQVSYLKDTYEIDFFTKGVLTQVSYDISDDKTKKRELNAFKHFKKNDKEKFQLITYDTDETIDNVKVVSIDKYLLTLHAN; translated from the coding sequence TTGGCAAAAACTTTTAACATTAGTGATAAAAGTATAAAAGAGTATATAAATTACTTTGAAGATGTTTTTTTACTAAAGAGGATAGATAAATTTCATAACAAACAAAAAGAGAAGATAAAATCTACAAAAAAGATTTACGCACTTGATAATGGCTTTTTACAAATAGCACCAAAACACTCTAAAAATCTAGGTGCTTCAATAGAAAATTTAGTTTTTATGACACTTAATCAAAAAGATAAACAAGTAAGTTATCTAAAAGACACTTATGAGATAGATTTTTTTACTAAAGGAGTTTTAACACAAGTCTCTTATGATATAAGTGATGATAAAACAAAAAAAAGGGAACTAAATGCATTTAAGCATTTCAAAAAAAATGATAAAGAGAAATTTCAACTCATTACTTACGATACCGATGAAACAATTGATAATGTGAAAGTAGTTAGTATTGATAAATATTTATTAACTTTACATGCTAACTAG
- the mqnP gene encoding menaquinone biosynthesis prenyltransferase MqnP, which yields MQKYINKLKDFNELVMFEHSIFSLPFIFIAMIVAADGWFGFWLLLMGALAAVSARNFAMGVNRYADRDIDSRNPRTASRPNVDGRLDAFSILIFIAVNFIVFIAVAYMINDLAFYLSVPILVVLGSYSYFKRFSHLAHIILGISLGLAPIAGVVAVQASIPAWSVILSLGVIFWVAGFDLLYSLQDMDFDRENDLHSIPSRYGSDATLFISAFFHMLSVIFWALFVWVAGLGIFAFSAVILSAIMLSYEHYLVRKDFTKIDRAFFTINGYLGIAFFVFIVLDKVFS from the coding sequence TTGCAAAAATATATAAATAAATTAAAAGATTTTAACGAACTTGTGATGTTTGAACACTCTATTTTCTCGCTTCCTTTTATCTTTATAGCTATGATTGTAGCAGCAGATGGTTGGTTTGGATTCTGGCTTTTACTTATGGGTGCGTTAGCGGCTGTAAGTGCTAGAAACTTTGCGATGGGTGTTAACCGATATGCAGATAGAGATATAGATTCCAGGAATCCTAGAACGGCTTCTAGACCAAATGTAGATGGAAGACTAGATGCTTTTAGCATCTTAATATTTATAGCCGTAAATTTCATAGTTTTTATTGCTGTTGCATATATGATAAATGATTTAGCATTTTACTTAAGTGTTCCTATCCTAGTAGTTCTTGGCTCTTACTCATACTTTAAGCGTTTTTCTCATTTAGCACATATTATTCTTGGCATCTCTTTAGGTTTAGCTCCTATTGCTGGGGTTGTGGCGGTTCAAGCATCTATACCTGCTTGGTCTGTTATTTTGAGTTTAGGTGTGATATTTTGGGTTGCAGGATTTGACTTGCTTTACTCACTTCAAGATATGGATTTTGATAGAGAAAACGACTTGCATTCTATTCCTTCTCGTTATGGCTCAGATGCTACTCTTTTTATCTCTGCATTTTTTCATATGCTTAGTGTGATTTTTTGGGCTTTGTTTGTTTGGGTGGCTGGTCTTGGCATCTTTGCTTTTAGTGCAGTGATTTTAAGTGCCATCATGCTTTCTTATGAACATTATTTAGTAAGAAAAGATTTTACAAAAATAGATCGTGCTTTTTTTACAATAAATGGATACTTAGGCATAGCATTTTTTGTATTTATAGTTTTAGATAAGGTGTTCTCATGA
- a CDS encoding FtsW/RodA/SpoVE family cell cycle protein, with product MADRKLFALVSILILISIILTYSLSAYTTLLFGVSEFHFAIRQAAFGLMGVIIIWLLAQLDPDEWLAPIGFTLFIGSAILMIAMPFLPEFLVSAVGGAKRWIKVFGFSIAPVEFFKVGFVYFLAWSFSRKLGDHAGMGIGAEFKRFIPYALVFVGAMFMIAFVQNDLGQVVVLGMTLLFMLMFAGSSFRFFLSLLFISLSFFMFFIFTAEHRITRIKSWWALAQNSVLELFPTSIAEKLRVPTEIEPYQIGHSINAIHNGGMFGTGLGGGTFKLGFLSEVHTDFVLAGLAEEFGFFGVLFVVFLFMWILQRIFKIANRSKDTSIYLFSLGIGLLLSFAFIVNAYGISGITPIKGISVPFLSYGGSAMIAASIAIGMVLMASKKADLE from the coding sequence ATGGCTGATAGAAAACTTTTTGCATTGGTATCAATATTAATTCTTATTAGTATAATCCTTACATATTCTTTATCAGCATATACAACACTGCTTTTTGGAGTTAGTGAGTTTCACTTTGCAATAAGACAAGCCGCTTTTGGTTTGATGGGAGTTATCATCATTTGGTTATTGGCTCAACTTGACCCTGATGAGTGGTTAGCACCTATTGGTTTTACTCTTTTTATAGGCTCAGCAATTTTAATGATAGCTATGCCATTTTTACCAGAATTTTTGGTTTCTGCTGTTGGTGGAGCAAAAAGATGGATAAAAGTTTTTGGATTTTCTATTGCTCCTGTTGAGTTTTTTAAAGTTGGTTTTGTTTACTTTTTGGCTTGGAGTTTTTCTAGAAAACTAGGAGATCATGCTGGTATGGGAATAGGTGCGGAGTTTAAACGCTTTATACCTTATGCACTTGTATTTGTGGGGGCTATGTTTATGATAGCTTTTGTTCAAAATGACCTAGGACAAGTTGTAGTTCTTGGAATGACGCTTCTTTTTATGTTGATGTTTGCAGGAAGTAGTTTTAGGTTTTTTCTTTCACTTCTTTTTATATCTTTAAGCTTTTTTATGTTTTTTATCTTTACAGCAGAACATAGAATTACGCGTATAAAATCTTGGTGGGCATTGGCTCAAAATAGTGTCTTAGAACTTTTTCCAACTAGCATCGCAGAAAAGTTAAGAGTTCCAACAGAGATAGAACCATATCAAATAGGGCACTCGATAAATGCCATTCATAATGGTGGAATGTTTGGAACAGGTTTGGGTGGGGGAACTTTTAAACTTGGTTTTTTAAGTGAAGTTCATACTGACTTTGTTTTGGCAGGTTTAGCGGAGGAGTTTGGTTTTTTTGGTGTTTTATTTGTAGTATTTTTATTTATGTGGATACTTCAAAGAATCTTTAAAATCGCAAACCGTTCAAAAGACACAAGTATCTACCTTTTTTCTTTAGGCATAGGTCTTTTACTTTCTTTTGCTTTTATTGTGAATGCTTATGGTATCAGTGGAATTACTCCTATTAAAGGTATTTCTGTACCATTTTTGAGTTATGGTGGTTCGGCTATGATAGCAGCATCTATTGCTATTGGTATGGTACTTATGGCATCTAAAAAAGCAGACTTAGAGTAG
- the murG gene encoding undecaprenyldiphospho-muramoylpentapeptide beta-N-acetylglucosaminyltransferase, translated as MKLCITGGGTGGHLMIAEALSLAAKKDGHEVIFIGSTKGQDKKYFEHSEFFSACHFLQTTGVVNQKGLGKIKALFKVFSAFLKSREILKKHSIDAVYSVGGFSAAPASLASISMKIPLFIHEQNAVKGRLNSLLKPYAKRFISAYEKDSPIKGYPVKDIFYESARVRENLKTVIFLGGSHGAKAINDLALRVASTLSKKGIKIIHQAGESDYERVKKAYEILGIEVRLYGFTKELTRLIQSSDLAVSRAGASTLWELTTNGCPAFYVPYPHAAGDHQYHNAKFIQEKELGWCERESEDLKDKFLAILGEPLEYKSRALMQYGKKDVALQMVRDVSKCII; from the coding sequence ATGAAACTTTGTATTACTGGTGGTGGAACGGGTGGTCATCTTATGATAGCAGAGGCTCTGTCTTTGGCTGCAAAAAAAGATGGGCATGAAGTGATTTTTATAGGCTCAACTAAAGGACAAGATAAAAAATATTTTGAACATTCTGAGTTTTTTAGTGCGTGTCACTTTTTACAAACAACAGGTGTTGTAAACCAAAAAGGACTAGGTAAAATAAAAGCACTTTTTAAAGTGTTTAGTGCTTTTTTAAAATCAAGAGAAATTTTAAAAAAGCATAGTATAGATGCTGTTTATAGTGTTGGCGGTTTTTCAGCAGCACCTGCATCACTAGCTAGTATTTCTATGAAAATACCTCTTTTTATACATGAACAAAATGCAGTAAAAGGAAGGCTAAACTCACTTTTAAAACCTTATGCAAAGAGATTTATAAGTGCTTATGAGAAAGATTCTCCTATTAAAGGTTATCCTGTTAAAGATATATTTTATGAAAGTGCAAGAGTTCGAGAAAATTTAAAAACAGTTATATTTTTAGGTGGCTCACATGGTGCAAAAGCTATAAATGACTTAGCTTTAAGGGTGGCATCTACACTCAGTAAAAAAGGAATAAAAATTATTCATCAAGCAGGTGAAAGTGACTATGAAAGAGTTAAAAAAGCTTATGAAATTTTAGGTATCGAAGTAAGATTGTATGGCTTTACAAAAGAGCTTACACGCTTGATTCAAAGTTCTGACTTAGCTGTAAGTAGAGCAGGGGCTAGTACACTTTGGGAACTAACAACAAATGGTTGCCCCGCTTTTTATGTTCCATATCCTCATGCCGCAGGTGACCATCAATACCACAACGCAAAATTTATCCAAGAAAAAGAACTAGGCTGGTGTGAGAGAGAAAGCGAAGATTTAAAAGATAAATTTTTAGCCATTTTAGGTGAGCCACTAGAGTATAAAAGTAGAGCCTTGATGCAGTACGGTAAAAAAGATGTGGCATTGCAGATGGTACGAGATGTTTCGAAGTGTATAATTTAG
- a CDS encoding nucleotidyltransferase domain-containing protein, translated as MIDIEKIKVKIVDRLKSLNPDKIILFGSYAYGSPNKDSDIDLYLVQNVEKEKVREYKLKARKLLRDIVFEYGVGFDILNSSQEFLTTREDYFYKIDILEKGKVLYAK; from the coding sequence ATGATTGATATAGAAAAAATAAAAGTAAAAATAGTAGATAGATTAAAATCACTTAATCCAGATAAAATTATATTGTTTGGTTCTTATGCTTATGGTAGTCCAAATAAAGATAGTGATATAGACTTATATCTTGTGCAAAATGTTGAAAAAGAAAAAGTTAGAGAGTACAAACTAAAGGCAAGAAAATTACTAAGAGATATAGTGTTTGAGTATGGAGTAGGATTTGATATTTTAAACTCTTCGCAAGAGTTTTTAACAACAAGAGAAGACTATTTTTATAAGATAGATATACTAGAAAAAGGGAAAGTTTTATATGCCAAATAA
- a CDS encoding HEPN domain-containing protein, whose product MPNKVSAIEWLRISYHDLKSAEILLDANHYTDSIGNDLQQSLEKMLKAIFAYNNQQIKKSHDLVEIYVNIKDELDITENEIDFLEKATQYFKEDRYPNPYYSLPPKEEIIEILEFTQDLYEKICKKFKIEKDDIK is encoded by the coding sequence ATGCCAAATAAAGTTAGTGCTATTGAGTGGTTAAGAATTTCTTATCATGATTTAAAATCAGCCGAAATTTTATTAGATGCTAATCATTACACCGACAGTATAGGAAATGACTTACAACAATCACTAGAAAAAATGCTAAAAGCTATTTTTGCATATAATAACCAACAGATTAAAAAGTCACATGACTTAGTAGAAATATATGTAAATATAAAAGATGAATTAGATATTACTGAAAATGAAATAGATTTTTTAGAAAAAGCAACACAATATTTTAAAGAAGATAGGTATCCAAATCCATACTATTCTTTGCCCCCAAAAGAAGAAATAATAGAAATTTTAGAATTTACGCAAGATTTATATGAGAAAATATGTAAAAAATTTAAAATAGAAAAAGATGATATTAAATAA
- a CDS encoding DedA family protein, whose translation MIKEIAQTIVDLIFDWGYLGIFLLMAIESSFIPFPSEIVLIPAGYLASKGDMSISMIMASALGGSLVGAFINYYLALTLGRKILKRYGRYFFIKESALDKMDGFFAKHGHISTFIGRLIPGIRQLISIPAGLARMNLIVFSTYTALGAGIWALILTMLGYFIGENQELIDTYLKQITISVVVVLLLLGSWYAYYQKQKAK comes from the coding sequence ATGATAAAAGAGATAGCACAAACAATAGTAGATTTGATATTTGATTGGGGATATTTAGGTATATTTTTACTTATGGCGATAGAGAGTTCATTTATCCCTTTTCCAAGTGAAATAGTTCTTATCCCAGCTGGTTATCTAGCATCTAAAGGGGATATGTCTATCTCTATGATAATGGCTAGTGCTTTGGGTGGTTCTTTAGTTGGGGCTTTTATAAACTACTATCTTGCTCTTACATTGGGTAGAAAAATACTTAAAAGATATGGAAGATACTTTTTTATAAAAGAGAGTGCTTTAGATAAAATGGATGGTTTTTTTGCTAAACATGGGCACATTTCTACTTTTATAGGAAGGCTTATTCCTGGGATTAGACAGTTAATTTCCATTCCTGCTGGACTTGCTCGAATGAACTTAATTGTATTTTCCACTTACACAGCTTTAGGTGCTGGCATCTGGGCTTTGATACTTACGATGTTAGGATACTTTATAGGCGAAAATCAAGAGTTGATAGATACTTACTTAAAACAAATAACCATTAGCGTAGTTGTTGTTTTACTTTTACTTGGCTCATGGTATGCTTATTATCAAAAACAAAAGGCTAAATAA
- a CDS encoding DUF420 domain-containing protein, whose protein sequence is MNYMFETGFLGTRAPFFMDFVTLIVSLLPMLVASAIYLARKKKYKYHAYSQVFIFAFSVIVLTYFEIGVRMGGGFDFFMKESGVSHSYALIVLIFHIIISTITLVIWAVTIFMAKKQIQLNKHKKAGLITFGGVVMTSLTGIWVYFLMFVY, encoded by the coding sequence ATGAATTATATGTTTGAAACAGGTTTTTTAGGTACTCGTGCTCCATTTTTCATGGACTTTGTAACTCTGATAGTTTCACTTCTTCCTATGCTTGTTGCGAGTGCTATCTACTTGGCAAGAAAGAAAAAGTATAAATATCATGCCTATTCGCAAGTATTTATTTTTGCGTTTTCTGTGATAGTCTTAACCTATTTTGAGATAGGGGTTAGAATGGGTGGTGGCTTTGATTTTTTCATGAAAGAGAGCGGTGTGTCACATAGTTACGCACTTATAGTTTTGATTTTTCATATTATTATTTCTACTATTACTCTTGTCATTTGGGCTGTAACTATTTTTATGGCGAAAAAACAGATACAACTTAACAAGCATAAAAAGGCAGGACTCATAACTTTTGGTGGAGTTGTAATGACATCACTTACAGGAATTTGGGTCTACTTCTTGATGTTTGTCTACTAA
- the bcp gene encoding thioredoxin-dependent thiol peroxidase produces MIKIDEKAPEFCLPNQDDIEICSRDLKGKWIVLYFYPRDNTPGCTTEACEFTEAAPDFSDLDAIILGVSADSTKKHRNFIEKKELGITLLSDEDTKMMQEYGVWQLKKNYGKEYMGIVRTTFIINPQGVVKAVFEKVRVKEHVAKVQAELENLKA; encoded by the coding sequence ATGATAAAAATCGATGAAAAAGCACCAGAATTTTGTTTACCAAACCAAGATGATATAGAGATATGTTCAAGAGATTTAAAGGGAAAATGGATAGTTTTGTATTTTTATCCAAGAGATAATACTCCTGGATGTACGACTGAAGCTTGTGAATTTACAGAGGCAGCACCTGATTTTTCAGACTTAGATGCCATCATCTTGGGTGTTAGTGCAGATAGCACTAAAAAACATAGAAATTTTATAGAAAAAAAAGAATTAGGAATAACACTACTTAGTGATGAAGATACTAAAATGATGCAAGAGTATGGTGTTTGGCAGTTAAAGAAAAATTACGGAAAAGAGTATATGGGCATCGTAAGAACGACTTTTATCATAAATCCGCAGGGAGTTGTAAAAGCAGTCTTTGAAAAGGTTAGAGTTAAAGAGCATGTTGCAAAAGTTCAAGCTGAGTTAGAGAACTTAAAAGCTTAA
- the rpsB gene encoding 30S ribosomal protein S2 translates to MVTMKDLLECGVHFGHQTRRWNPKMKKYIFGVRKNIYIIDLQKTLRYFRNTYTIVMDAAAEGKVILFVGTKKQARNSVKQAALDCNMPYVDNRWLGGMLTNFPTIQKSIRKLDIITEMQENGQIDLLTKKEALMLGRKKIKLEAYFGGIRNMKKLPDMLFVVDAVKEHIAVLEARCLKIPVVAPLDTNCDPDLIDYPIPGNDDAIRSIQLFCREMTAAINEGKALRDAPAEEEQVEEEQAEEVASEEEAVKAEATEAPAKTEEA, encoded by the coding sequence ATGGTAACTATGAAAGACCTATTAGAATGTGGTGTACACTTTGGACACCAAACTCGTCGTTGGAACCCGAAAATGAAAAAATACATCTTTGGTGTTCGTAAAAATATCTATATTATCGATTTACAAAAAACTCTTCGTTATTTCCGTAATACATATACAATCGTTATGGACGCAGCAGCTGAAGGTAAAGTTATCCTTTTCGTTGGTACTAAAAAACAAGCTCGTAACTCTGTAAAACAAGCAGCTCTTGATTGTAATATGCCTTATGTAGATAACAGATGGTTAGGTGGTATGCTTACTAACTTCCCAACTATTCAAAAATCTATCCGTAAACTTGACATCATCACTGAGATGCAAGAAAATGGTCAAATTGATCTTTTAACTAAGAAAGAAGCTTTAATGCTTGGTCGTAAAAAAATTAAACTTGAAGCATATTTCGGTGGAATCAGAAACATGAAAAAACTTCCAGATATGTTATTTGTTGTAGATGCAGTAAAAGAGCATATTGCTGTTTTAGAAGCAAGATGTCTTAAAATCCCAGTTGTTGCTCCACTAGATACTAACTGTGATCCAGATTTAATCGATTACCCAATTCCTGGTAATGATGATGCTATCCGTTCTATTCAACTTTTTTGTCGTGAGATGACTGCTGCAATCAATGAAGGTAAAGCTCTTAGAGATGCACCTGCTGAAGAAGAGCAAGTAGAAGAAGAGCAAGCAGAAGAAGTTGCGAGCGAAGAAGAAGCAGTAAAAGCTGAGGCGACTGAAGCACCAGCAAAAACTGAGGAAGCATAA
- the tsf gene encoding translation elongation factor Ts, protein MAVTAAQVKELRAATDAGMMDCKKALVECDGDMDKATAWLKERGIAKAAKKSATRIAAEGLAGFVIADDFSKATIIEINSETDFVAQNEGFQNLVKDSAQEIYDNQPADVEAFNSSAFGEKFATAVTKIGEKIELRRFSTLNADATTALNGYIHSTNRIAVIITAKCDSEKTAKGMVPFLKQVAMHTSAMKPTTLSYKDFDSDYVDGETKGRIEALKKENEELSRLKKPLKNVPQFISMMQLTDAVMAQAESDIKAKLKEQNKPEKIWDKIVPGQLARFILDNTLLDQEQALLDQQYVLDDKLTVAQAVEAAAKALGGTAEITEFIRLEVGEGIEKREDDFAAEVAAQMG, encoded by the coding sequence ATGGCAGTTACAGCAGCACAAGTTAAAGAACTAAGAGCAGCTACAGACGCTGGTATGATGGACTGTAAAAAAGCACTTGTTGAGTGTGATGGAGATATGGATAAAGCGACTGCATGGTTAAAAGAAAGAGGTATCGCTAAAGCTGCTAAAAAATCAGCAACTAGAATTGCTGCTGAAGGTCTTGCAGGATTTGTAATTGCTGATGATTTTTCTAAAGCAACTATTATTGAGATTAACTCTGAAACTGACTTTGTTGCTCAAAATGAAGGTTTCCAAAATCTTGTAAAAGATTCTGCACAAGAAATCTATGATAACCAACCTGCTGATGTTGAGGCTTTTAATAGCTCTGCATTTGGTGAAAAATTTGCAACTGCTGTAACTAAGATTGGTGAGAAGATTGAACTTCGTCGTTTTTCTACTCTTAATGCTGACGCTACAACTGCACTTAATGGTTATATTCACTCAACCAATCGTATAGCTGTTATCATTACTGCTAAATGTGATAGTGAAAAAACTGCAAAGGGAATGGTACCATTTCTTAAGCAAGTTGCAATGCATACATCTGCAATGAAACCAACAACGCTATCTTATAAAGATTTTGATTCTGATTATGTTGATGGTGAAACAAAAGGTCGCATCGAGGCACTTAAGAAAGAAAATGAAGAGTTATCTCGTCTTAAAAAACCTCTTAAAAATGTACCTCAATTCATTTCTATGATGCAACTAACTGATGCTGTTATGGCTCAAGCTGAGTCTGACATCAAAGCTAAACTTAAAGAGCAAAATAAACCAGAAAAAATTTGGGATAAGATTGTACCAGGTCAATTGGCTCGTTTTATTTTAGATAACACACTACTAGATCAAGAACAAGCTCTACTAGACCAACAATATGTTTTAGATGACAAGTTAACAGTTGCACAAGCTGTTGAAGCTGCAGCTAAAGCTCTTGGTGGTACTGCTGAGATTACTGAATTTATTCGCCTTGAAGTTGGTGAAGGAATCGAGAAAAGAGAAGATGATTTCGCAGCAGAAGTTGCTGCTCAAATGGGTTAA
- a CDS encoding ABC transporter ATP-binding protein has protein sequence MNLLSAKNISHTFEYELFSNLSLDLQEKESIAIIGISGSGKSTFLHILSTLLIPDSGKVSILNEDVFSMSKKRLAQIKRDKLGLVFQSHYLFKGFSAKENLEVAAMLSDKKIDDDILKRLKIYEGINQKVTELSGGQQQRVSIARVLTKQPKILFVDEPTGNLDKTTANEVMNIFFEYIEKNSAGMILVTHDEELAYKCKKVYRLENKELIRIQ, from the coding sequence ATGAATTTACTATCAGCTAAAAACATTTCACATACTTTTGAGTATGAACTATTTTCCAATCTATCTCTTGATTTGCAAGAAAAAGAATCTATTGCTATTATCGGTATTAGTGGAAGTGGCAAATCTACATTTTTACATATACTATCTACTCTTTTAATCCCTGATAGCGGTAAAGTAAGTATCTTAAATGAAGATGTATTTAGTATGAGTAAAAAAAGACTAGCCCAGATAAAGCGTGATAAACTTGGTCTTGTTTTTCAATCTCACTATCTTTTTAAAGGTTTTAGCGCTAAAGAAAATTTAGAAGTTGCAGCGATGCTTTCAGATAAAAAAATAGATGATGATATTTTAAAACGCTTAAAGATTTACGAGGGTATAAATCAAAAAGTAACTGAACTTTCAGGCGGACAGCAACAAAGAGTTTCTATCGCTAGAGTTTTGACAAAACAACCTAAAATTTTGTTTGTAGATGAACCAACAGGAAACTTAGATAAAACAACTGCAAATGAAGTTATGAATATATTTTTTGAGTATATTGAAAAAAACAGTGCAGGAATGATTCTTGTAACGCATGATGAAGAGTTGGCTTACAAGTGTAAAAAAGTTTATAGACTTGAAAATAAAGAGTTAATTAGGATACAGTAA
- the fliR gene encoding flagellar biosynthetic protein FliR, with protein MTWPSIFTDTYIVGFILLFFRFAALFIATPIFSHKNIPPTIKASMAFFFTIVFYSSMPPLEIEINTASIILAILSELFFGLAIGTVLLLSYNVITFAGGIISFMMGFSMASAIDPQSGVSMPIISQFLSLMGLMVLLAIDLHHWMLLYIDKSLSAIPLGGFIMTENLFNYIIQAASNMLIVGFMIAFPIIALSWLADIIFGMLMKTMPQFNLLVIGFPIKIMVAFMVLIATFASAMLILKIQMQDAFNYLEMLF; from the coding sequence ATGACATGGCCTAGTATTTTTACCGATACTTATATAGTTGGTTTTATTCTTTTGTTTTTTCGTTTTGCTGCACTTTTTATTGCAACGCCAATTTTTTCACATAAAAATATTCCACCAACCATAAAAGCTAGTATGGCTTTTTTCTTTACTATAGTTTTTTACTCATCGATGCCACCTCTAGAAATAGAGATAAATACTGCGAGTATTATTCTTGCCATACTTAGTGAGTTATTTTTTGGTTTAGCGATAGGGACAGTTCTACTTTTATCTTACAATGTTATAACTTTTGCAGGTGGAATCATATCTTTTATGATGGGGTTTTCTATGGCAAGTGCGATTGACCCACAAAGTGGTGTTTCGATGCCAATTATCTCACAATTTTTATCGTTAATGGGGCTGATGGTTCTTTTAGCAATCGACCTTCATCACTGGATGCTACTCTATATTGACAAATCACTTAGTGCTATACCTCTAGGCGGTTTTATAATGACTGAAAATCTTTTTAACTATATCATACAAGCCGCTTCAAATATGCTCATAGTTGGTTTTATGATAGCTTTTCCTATCATCGCTTTATCATGGTTAGCAGACATTATTTTTGGTATGCTCATGAAGACTATGCCTCAGTTTAATCTGCTTGTTATAGGCTTTCCTATTAAGATTATGGTAGCTTTTATGGTTCTTATTGCGACCTTTGCTTCGGCAATGCTTATTTTAAAAATACAAATGCAAGATGCTTTTAATTATTTAGAGATGCTTTTTTAG